The Euphorbia lathyris chromosome 2, ddEupLath1.1, whole genome shotgun sequence genome includes a window with the following:
- the LOC136219111 gene encoding ribonuclease 3-like protein 2 produces the protein MEASVFSAVETLLDYKFKNKSLLQEALTHPSFEGSASYQRLEFIGDAALGLALGNHFFLAYPHLDPGQLTRLRAANISNEKLARVAVIHDLYRFLRHNVESLDDMVREFTRSVRQENKAVAHGGAVKAPKIIADLVESLAGAIYVDLNFNLEMLWVVFRPLLEPIVTLKDLQNHPQPVTLLYELCQKKGKEVDIVNWPTDSMNIASVYVDGAFVVSGCSEKKETAKLNAAEEALAKLSHMNSDVIDEPVCIENAKHELDYLCDKKKWPKPSYSVKELGPPHEKKFICIVQITTTEGVVYKVGEEKTKIKAAKNSAASVIIRALRLSHCL, from the exons ATGGAAGCATCGGTTTTTTCCGCCGTCGAAACACTCCTGGActataaattcaaaaataagagTCTTCTCCAGGAAGCTTTAACACACCCTTCTTTTGAGGGTTCGGCATCATATCAGCGCCTGGAGTTCATAGGAGATGCTGCTCTAGGACTCGCCTTGGGTAATCATTTCTTCCTTGCTTATCCTCACCTTGATCCTGGCCAGTTGACTCGCTTACGTGCCGCTAATATCAGCAACGAGAAACTCGCCCGCGTCGCCGTTATCCATGATCTTTATCGCTTCCTTAGGCATAATGTTGAATCTCTCGATGATATG GTTAGGGAGTTCACTCGTTCTGTTAGACAAGAAAATAAAGCTGTAGCTCACGGCGGAGCAGTTAAAGCGCCGAAAATAATCGCCGATCTCGTGGAGTCTTTGGCGGGTGCTATCTACGTTGATCTCAATTTCAACCTTGAAATGTTATGGGTG GTGTTTAGGCCTCTTTTAGAGCCCATTGTTACACTTAAAGACTTGCAGAACCATCCACAACCAGTTACTTTGCTGTATGAGCTGTGTCAAaagaagggaaaggaagttGATATTGTAAACTGGCCGACAGACTCAATGAATATTGCTAGTGTCTATGTTGATGGTGCATTTGTTGTCTCCGGTTGCTCTGAAAAAAAGGAAACCGCAAAGCTTAATGCTGCTGAGGAGGCATTGGCTAAGTTATCCCATATGAACTCTGATGTCATCGACGAGCCAGTTTGCATTGAAAATGCAAAACACGAGTTAGATTACCTGTGTGATAAGAAGAAATGGCCAAAACCAAGTTATAG TGTTAAAGAATTGGGTCCTCCTCATGAAAAGAAATTTATATGCATAGTGCAAATTACAACAACAGAAGGTGTGGTCTACAAGGTGGGAGAAGAGAAAACAAAAATCAAAGCTGCAAAAAATTCTGCTGCTTCAGTGATTATACGAGCTCTAAGACTCTCACATTGTCTTTGA